One Roseburia rectibacter DNA window includes the following coding sequences:
- a CDS encoding methyl-accepting chemotaxis protein, with protein MEEEKKYIYNDKAERIKKMNRFYIGATIFLGILFLLYLWLRMANQNLVNAVVYGNTVLIIGASVLNTIIYHKDHATAKLKVIATLEMGLEYLLVGVQTDAHFITYVLIVIVALQIPYYDEGGLKRTCVGVSILYVIVTIVQGIKGITVLNVDTICSVVGVLGVLFMVSRIGKITLLFNADALGSIDEEHKKQNEILQGVLEISKTVQEESVKSSSLIGKLVETTNSVTGSMQEITTASGMNANSIEEQNTMTATIQDAIEETSERSKQMVDIAMNSNDSIQENMRVMDELKDQAEQITNTNHDVTEAMTKLQDKTKEVEEIAGMILNISSQTNLLALNASIESARAGEAGRGFAVVAEQIRQLAEQTKNSTEEITRITNELNANANDVVVSVEGSVQATEDQKEKILAASETFNLLNKNIGELVAHIEEVNKKVSGLSDSNNKIVVNCSQLSAATEEVTASAEQVHTLSEENLDVAKQVQNAVEKIHSTADDIKKFLH; from the coding sequence ATGGAAGAAGAAAAGAAATATATTTATAATGATAAAGCGGAACGGATCAAAAAGATGAACCGGTTCTATATAGGTGCAACCATATTTCTTGGAATATTGTTTTTACTGTATCTGTGGCTCCGCATGGCAAATCAGAATCTGGTAAATGCAGTAGTATATGGGAATACTGTATTAATAATAGGCGCATCAGTTTTGAACACGATTATTTATCATAAAGATCATGCAACAGCAAAATTAAAAGTGATTGCTACGCTTGAGATGGGATTAGAGTATCTGTTAGTCGGAGTACAGACAGATGCACATTTTATTACGTATGTACTGATCGTTATAGTTGCGTTACAGATTCCGTACTATGATGAAGGTGGATTAAAAAGAACCTGTGTGGGAGTGAGTATTCTCTACGTGATCGTTACGATTGTTCAGGGAATAAAGGGTATTACTGTATTGAACGTGGATACAATATGTTCTGTGGTCGGCGTGCTTGGCGTTTTATTTATGGTTTCAAGAATTGGAAAGATCACATTATTGTTTAACGCAGATGCACTTGGATCCATAGATGAGGAACACAAAAAGCAGAATGAAATTTTACAGGGAGTGCTTGAGATTTCCAAAACTGTTCAGGAAGAATCAGTTAAGAGCAGCAGCCTGATCGGAAAACTGGTCGAGACGACCAATTCTGTAACTGGCAGTATGCAGGAGATTACAACGGCTTCCGGAATGAATGCAAACAGCATCGAAGAACAGAATACCATGACTGCAACGATCCAGGATGCGATCGAGGAAACAAGTGAGCGATCAAAACAGATGGTGGATATCGCAATGAATTCAAATGACAGCATTCAGGAAAATATGCGTGTGATGGATGAGTTGAAAGATCAGGCAGAGCAGATCACAAATACAAATCATGATGTTACTGAGGCAATGACCAAACTTCAGGATAAGACAAAAGAAGTAGAAGAGATTGCAGGTATGATCTTAAATATTTCAAGCCAGACAAACCTGCTGGCGTTAAATGCATCTATTGAGAGTGCACGTGCCGGAGAAGCCGGAAGAGGTTTTGCGGTTGTAGCAGAGCAGATCAGACAGCTTGCGGAACAGACAAAAAATTCGACGGAAGAGATCACGAGAATTACAAACGAACTGAATGCAAATGCAAATGATGTGGTTGTATCAGTAGAAGGTTCTGTACAGGCAACGGAAGATCAGAAAGAAAAGATTCTTGCTGCGTCAGAAACATTTAATCTGCTTAATAAAAATATAGGTGAGCTGGTTGCCCATATTGAAGAGGTCAATAAAAAGGTAAGCGGACTTTCAGATTCCAACAATAAGATTGTGGTAAACTGCTCGCAGCTTTCGGCAGCGACTGAGGAAGTTACGGCGAGTGCAGAACAGGTACATACACTCAGTGAAGAAAACCTTGATGTTGCAAAACAGGTTCAGAATGCGGTAGAGAAAATTCACAGTACGGCAGATGATATAAAAAAGTTTTTGCACTGA
- a CDS encoding LbetaH domain-containing protein produces the protein MENAKISNLYDLDETIAKEYLEQFTYPWEALKGISEFIKKLGPTLDPEKFEKRGEDIWVAKSAKVAPTACLNGPLIIDEDAEIRHCAFVRGSAIVGKGSVVGNSTELKNDIIFNSVQVPHYNYVGDSILGYKSHMGAGSITSNVKSDKTLVVVKDGDEKIETGLKKFGAMLGDFVEVGCNSVLNPGTVIGRHTNVYPLSSVRGVIPANSIFKKPGEVVQKKEA, from the coding sequence ATGGAAAACGCAAAAATCAGCAATTTATATGATTTAGATGAAACAATCGCAAAAGAATATTTAGAACAGTTTACATATCCATGGGAGGCTTTAAAAGGGATCAGTGAGTTCATAAAAAAACTTGGACCAACATTAGATCCGGAAAAGTTTGAAAAAAGAGGCGAGGATATCTGGGTTGCAAAGAGTGCAAAAGTGGCACCGACAGCATGTTTAAACGGTCCGCTGATCATTGATGAGGATGCAGAAATCCGTCACTGCGCATTTGTCCGCGGCAGTGCGATCGTAGGAAAGGGTTCTGTTGTCGGCAATTCCACAGAACTGAAAAATGATATTATTTTCAATTCCGTTCAGGTGCCGCATTACAATTATGTTGGTGATTCTATTCTGGGTTATAAGTCACACATGGGTGCAGGATCAATCACATCAAATGTGAAATCAGATAAGACACTGGTTGTGGTAAAAGATGGTGATGAAAAAATTGAAACCGGATTAAAGAAATTTGGTGCAATGCTTGGAGATTTTGTTGAAGTTGGATGCAATTCTGTATTAAATCCTGGAACGGTGATCGGCAGACATACAAATGTATATCCGCTTTCAAGTGTCAGGGGAGTGATCCCGGCAAACTCAATTTTTAAGAAACCGGGCGAGGTTGTACAGAAAAAAGAAGCATAA